Proteins from a genomic interval of uncultured Fibrobacter sp.:
- a CDS encoding TolC family protein: MSRVFAVLFLVTCALAGEIRYSLDQFVEEGLAADPQVAELRFGTEAKKNQIRKLKSEAILPTFYVGMMVGPAPGLKNELQNGDTVEVYDFTKMGPFWGVQAKFIQPLNLGQYRAGKMALEADLQQKSFDIENQVHKKDVELQTYYYNYLLAKEMIRIAGDAQSKVDDAYEKLEEALDDDDPNVSQMDLLNLKAKMHTVKEGVTEANLGMKRVMLAIRFSLRMDENDSFVAEDSVLTPRTEPLPSLDEVRNMTLKYHPELRQLSAGIRARRIQMDLAEAKLAPEFFVMGEIEYVKSWAGNRSVLQKSAFAEDAVNKLDGVLGVGVRYNLNFWKNWEGYRSARTDMRSLQLKESYASEGLMAKAEEQYYQVVAAKEKLDAMKESLRASEGILKGAAMQYDLDKSKTGDLVSAYTQNITMQKDYYFAVCSYNVEFAQLIAKIGLSLKEFHTIYMNQ; this comes from the coding sequence ATGTCTCGTGTATTCGCAGTCCTCTTCTTGGTCACATGTGCGCTTGCCGGTGAAATCCGGTATAGTCTTGACCAGTTCGTGGAAGAAGGGCTTGCGGCAGATCCGCAGGTTGCCGAACTCAGGTTCGGGACCGAAGCGAAGAAAAACCAGATCCGAAAATTGAAATCCGAAGCCATTTTGCCGACTTTTTATGTGGGCATGATGGTTGGCCCCGCCCCCGGTTTAAAGAATGAACTGCAGAACGGCGATACGGTCGAAGTCTATGACTTTACCAAAATGGGCCCTTTCTGGGGTGTTCAGGCAAAATTTATCCAGCCTCTGAATCTGGGACAGTACCGCGCCGGTAAAATGGCTCTGGAAGCCGACCTGCAGCAAAAGAGTTTCGATATCGAAAACCAGGTCCACAAAAAAGACGTGGAACTGCAAACGTATTACTACAACTACCTTTTGGCTAAAGAGATGATCCGCATTGCAGGCGATGCGCAGTCCAAGGTAGATGACGCTTACGAAAAGCTGGAAGAAGCCCTGGACGATGACGACCCGAACGTGTCGCAGATGGACCTTTTGAACCTGAAGGCCAAAATGCATACGGTCAAGGAAGGCGTTACCGAAGCCAATCTGGGCATGAAGCGTGTGATGCTTGCCATTCGTTTTTCGCTGAGAATGGATGAAAACGATTCCTTCGTGGCTGAAGATTCCGTGCTGACTCCGCGAACAGAACCTTTGCCCTCGCTTGACGAAGTGCGCAATATGACTCTGAAATACCATCCGGAACTGCGTCAGCTTTCTGCGGGTATTCGCGCCCGCCGCATACAGATGGATTTGGCCGAGGCAAAGCTTGCCCCCGAATTCTTTGTGATGGGTGAAATTGAATACGTGAAGAGCTGGGCGGGCAACAGAAGTGTCTTGCAAAAGAGCGCTTTTGCCGAAGATGCCGTGAACAAGCTCGACGGCGTTTTGGGCGTCGGTGTTCGTTATAACTTGAATTTCTGGAAAAACTGGGAAGGCTACCGTTCTGCACGTACGGACATGCGTAGTCTTCAACTCAAGGAATCCTACGCTTCGGAAGGTCTGATGGCCAAGGCCGAAGAACAGTATTACCAAGTGGTTGCCGCCAAGGAAAAACTGGATGCCATGAAAGAAAGCCTGCGCGCTTCCGAAGGTATTTTGAAGGGCGCTGCCATGCAGTACGATTTGGACAAATCAAAGACGGGTGACTTGGTTTCGGCTTATACGCAAAACATTACAATGCAAAAAGATTACTATTTTGCGGTGTGTTCGTATAATG